TTTGTACCTGTGGTCCCACGAACATCGCGGTACACCGGAAGTGCCCGGGCTGGTGTTTGGCCTGGATCGCGGTGGCTCATGCAGCGGGTTTGCCTATCGCTTGCCCGAAGAACAACTCGAAGCTTCGCTTTATGCACTCTGGCAGCGTGAAATGCCATTCCCGTCCTATCGCCCACACTGGCTCAACTGCCGTCTCGAAGACGGTAGCCAGGTTCAGGCATTGGGATTTGTATTGGAACGGCACCTGCCCAGCTATGCCGGCAACTTGCCGGATCATGTGCTGAGCCAAGTGTTCGAAAGCGCTTGCGGACGTTATGGCACCACTCGCGAGTATGTCGAGCAGACCGCCCACGCCCTGCGTAGCCACGCCATGCCAGACCGGAATCTGGAGGCGCGGCTCAAACGCTGCAAATCAAAGGCCGATCAGGCGAGCGCTTCGCGGCTCTGACTGGCGACTTGCTTGTGCCACAGCGTTGGCGCAAGGAAGGCCATCGCCAGCAGGCATGCGCCGATCAGCAAGACGAAACCGCCGTCCCAGCCGAAGTGGTCCACGGTGTAGCCCATCGCTGCACTGGCCGCGACTGAACCACCCAGATAACCGAACAACCCCGTGAAGCCTGCTGCAGTCCCGGCGGCTTTCTTCGGCGCCAGTTCCAGCGCTTGCAGACCGATCAGCATTACCGGGCCGTAGATCAGGAAGCCGATCGAGACGAGCGCGATCATGTCGACGGTCGGGTTGCCGGCCGGGTTAAGCCAGTAAACCAATGTCGCCACGGTCACCAACGCCATGAACACCATGCCGGTCAGGCCACGGTTGCCACGGAAGATCTTGTCCGACATCCAGCCGCACAGCAGCGTGCCCGGGATCCCCGCCCACTCGTAGAAGAAATACGCCCACGAGGTTTTATCCACGGTGAAGCCTTTGGCTTCCTTGAGGTAGGTCGGTGCCCAGTCCAGCACGCCATAACGCAGCAGGTAGACGAAGACGTTGGCCATGGCGATGTACCAGAGCATTTTGTTGCGCAGCACGTACTTGACGAAGATTTCCTTGGCGCTGAATTCCTCTTCGTGGCTAGCGTCGTAACCTTCCGGGTAGTCGTTCTTGTACTTCTCGATCGGCGGCAGGCCCACCGACTGTGGCGTGTCGCGCATGGTCATGAAGGCAAACACCGCCACGGCCAGAGCCACCGCTGCCGGTACGTAAAACGCGGCGTGCCAGTCGTTGAACAGACCCATGCCGAGCAAGAACAGGGGGCCGATCAGGCCGCCGCCGACGTTGTGTGCCACGTTCCACACGGACACCACGCCACCGCGCTCCTTCTGCGACCACCAGTGCACCATGGTTCGGCCACTCGGCGGCCAGCCCATGCCCTGGGCCCAGCCGTTGATGAACAGCAGGATGAACATCATGGTCACGCTGGACGTTGCCCAAGGCGCGAAGCCGAAAACGAACATCACGCCGGCCGACACCAACAGGCCAAATGGCAGGAAGTAGCGCGGGTTGGAGCGGTCGGACACCAGGCCCATGAGGAACTTCGACAGGCCGTAGGCAATTGCAATCGCCGACATTGCCAGGCCCAGCTGACCACGGGTGTAACCCTCTTCGATCAGGTATGGCATGGCCAGGGAGAAGTTCTTGCGCAGCAGGTAGTAACCCGCATACCCAATGAAAATCCCGGCGAAGATCTGCCAGCGAAGGCGTCGATAGGTGCTGTCTATTTTTTCTTCAGGCAATGGAGCCTGATGTGCGGCAGGACGAAAGAAAGCAAACATTCAAGAGCTCCAGATTTCTTGTTTTGACTGCGGATGCGAATGTTACAGTTTCGTTACCGAAAATAGCACCGCTTCACATCGGCAAAACAGCGGAAATGTTGGAGATTGCATGTTCCTTTATGAACATGTCGCTCAGGTATAAATGAGGGTCGGTGTCGGGATGACGGAGCCAGGTCGCAGGCTGCGACCTGGCTAGAAAACAATCAGCGAACCTGCACGACCACCTTCCCGACCGCCTTGCGCTGGCCAAGATCATTGATGGCCTGCGCCGCATTGCTCAGCGGATACACTTGCGACACCAACGGCTTCAACTTGCCCTCGGCAAACCAGCCAAACAGTTGCTGGAAGTTCGCCGCGTTGTCCTGGGGTTGGCGTTGGGCGAAGGAACCCCAGAACACACCGACCACCGCGGCACCCTTGAGCAGCGCCAGGTTCACTGGTAGCTCGGGGATGCGTCCACTGGCGAAACCGACCACCAGCAGGCGGCCGTTCCAGGCAATGGCGCGGATGGCCTGGTCGAACAGGTCGCCACCCACCGGATCGTAGATCACGTCGGCGCCCTGGCCGTCGGTCAGGCGTTTGATTTCGTCCTTGAGGCTGGTTTCGCTGTAGTTGATCAGTTCATCGGCGCCGGCAGCCTTGGCTACGGCGAGTTTTTCCGCGCTGCTGGCGGCGGCGATCACCCGGGCGCCCATGGCTTTGCCGATTTCCACGGCAGCGAGGCCGACGCCGCCGGAAGCGCCGAGCACCAGCAAGGTTTCGCCCGGTTGCAGGTTGCCCCGTTGCTTGAGGGCGTGCATCGAGGTGCCGTAAGTCATGCTGAAAGCGGCGGCGGTGTTGAAGTCCATCGATGACGGGATCGGCAGCACGTTGTAACCCGGCACCGCGACCTGCTCGGCAAAGCTGCCCCAGCCCGTCAGGGCCATGACCCGGTCACCAACCTTGAGGTGGCTGACCTTTTCGCCCACCGCGCTGACCACGCCGGCCGCTTCGCCCCCCGGCGAAAACGGGAAGGGCGGTTTGAACTGGTATTTGCCCTCGATGATCAACGTGTCCGGGAAATTCACCCCAGCCGCGTGCACGTCCAGCAGGATTTCGTTCTTCTTCGCGACAGGACTGGCGACGTCTTCCAGCACCAGCGATTCGGCAGGGCCGAAGGCTTTGCACAGCACGGCTTTCATCAGGGCTATTCCTTTGGGAGTGATGGCCGATAAGTGTAGGTGTGTGAGTCGTTGGGTCAACGAGCATGCCCGACCCTGATAGTCAGCCATAAGCTTGTGCTTGAGCGGCGGGTCGTTATGCTTGGCCGCAAACCGGATAAGGAGCGAATTGTGAAAGCGTGGATCATGTTGTTGCTGGCCCTGTCTCTGCCTGTGGCAGCGATGGCCGAAGAAGCCAAAGAAGGTGAAGCCCCGAAGGTCAACTACATCACCCTGAGCCCGCCATTCGTGGGCAACTATGGGCTGGACGGTACGCCGAAGCTCAAGGTCTACAAGGCCGATGTGGCGTTGCGGGTGACCGGCGAAGAGGCGACCAAAGCGGTGAAGGCCAATGAGCCATTGATCCGCAATCAGCTGGTGGCGTTGTTTGCGCAACAGACTACTGAAGCCATGAACAACGTCGAAGCCAAGGAAAAACTGCGTCAGGAAGCCTTGAAGCAGACTCAGCAAGTGATGAACGACGAAACCGGCAAGCCGGTGGTTGAGGATCTGTTGTTCAACAACCTGATCATTCAATAAGCCTTTTGCTGTCCGGGCGGGCCTCATTGCAGGCTTGCCCGAGAAGGGCGTGACTTGGTCCTCAGGAAGCCAGGCTCTTGCGAAACCGCATCAGCGCAATGGTAAAGAACAGCAGGCCGATGGCACTTAATGCCAGCAAGTCTGGCCAGACGACACCGATGCCGGCGTCGCGAAACAGTATCGCGGCGCTGAGGCTGACGAAGTGTGTCGACGGCGAGCCCTGCATCACCCATTGCAGCCATTGCGGCATGCTGTCCAGGGGCGTACTGCCCCCGGAAAGCAGCAACATCGGGATAATCACCGGAATCGCCAACAAGCCGAACTGCGGTGTCGAGCGGGCGAGGGTCGCGAGAAAGATTCCCAGCGCCGTGCTGGCGAACAGATAGACCGCCGTTACCAGCAAGAAAAAGCTCATGGAGCCGGCCAGCGGCACGCCAAGGGCGCCTTTGACGATCACTTCCAGCGATACCCAGGTGCACAGCACCACCACCAGCATGTTGCTCCAGACTTTCGCCAGCATGATTTCCAGTGCCGTCAGCGGCAGTACCAGCAAATGGTCGAGGGTGCCGTGCTCGCGTTCACGCAGTAGCGCTGTGCCCGTCAGGATGATGGCCAGGATCGTGATGTTGTTGACGATCTGAATCACCGCCAGGAACCAGCCACCCTCCAGGTTGGTATTGAACAGCGCTCGTGTCGTCAGCAGCACGGGTGTCTGGCTCGCCGCATCGCCCTGGCCACTGTAGGTCAGCAGCTCGCGCTGGAAAATCCGCCCGATATAGCCTGCGCCCATGAACGCCTGGCTCATGGCGGTGGCGTCAACGTTGACCTGCACCGCTGGCTGGTGGCCGCCCAGCAGATCGGCCTGAAAATTGGCTGGAACATTGATCACGAAGGTGTACCGCCCGCTGTCCAGCACCTCGTCCAGTTGGCCATAAGGCAGCGGCACCGGCGGTTGAAATTCCGGCGGCCGCAGAACCTGGGCCAGTTGGCGTGACATGGGGCTGTGATCTTCATCGACCATGGCCACACTGGCGTTGTGCACACCAATCACTGAGCCTGCGGCCGGCATGTAGATCGCCACTGTAAAGGCGTAGAGCAGGAACAGTAGCAACACACTGTCATGTCGCAGGCTCGTGAGTTCCTTGAGGCCAAGACGCAGGATGTGCGCAAGCTTATGCATTAGACCTCCTGCTTTTTCAGCATGGCCAGGCTGAGCCCGGTGAACCCGAGAAAGAACCCGAACAGTGCCAGGCATTGTGGCCACAACTGCCGGATATCCAGCGCCTTGGTAAAGGTGCCGACAGCAATATCGAGAAAATAGCCTGCCGGAAACAGCATCCCCATGACCGCGGCCGCCCCATCGAGGGCCGACCGCGGCACGATCAAACCGGAGAACTGGATCGTCGGCAGACTGGTGATGATCATAGTGCCTAGAATCGCGGCGATCTGGGTTCGGGTGAACGCCGAAATCAACATCCCCATGCTGGTGGTCGCCAGCACGTAGAGCAGCCCGCCGAAGGCCAGGGTCAATGCGCTGCCCTTGAAGGGTACGCCGAACAGCCAACGGTTCATGGCTGTCAGCACGGCGAGATTGATCAGACTGACGGCCAGATACGGCACCTGTTTACCCAACAGGAACTCCAGGCGGGTCAGCGGTGTGGCGTAGAAGTTGGTGATCGAGCCCAGTTCCTTCTCCCGCACGATGCCCAGCGCAGTCAGCATGGCCGGGATGAACGCCAGGACCAGTGCCATCACCCCGGGGCCGATGGCATTGACGCTGACGACGTCCTGGTTGTAGCGGAAACGGGTTTCCAGTTTGGCTGGCGCTTGCCGGGGCGGCGCGGGACTGGACTGATCCGCCAGTTGTTCCAGGTTGGCCTGGTGTACCGCTTCCACATAATTGCGGCTGGTTTCGGCGCGAAACGGCATACCGCCGTCGAACCAGGCCGCCACCGTGGGTTGGCGACCGGCGAACAGATCCCGACCGAATCCAGGGGGAATCTCCAGCGCCAGTTTGATTTCCGAGCGCTGCAATCGTCGATGCAACTGCGCCGGATCGCCTATCGGGGGCTGCTCCTCGAAGTAACGGGAACCGCGAAATGCCTCCAGATAAGCCCGGCTTTGCGGGGTCTGGTCCTGGTCGTAGACCGCGAAGGCGAGTTTCTCCACGTCCAGGGAAATGCCGTAGCCGAAAATCACCATCATGAGCATCGCCCCGAGTAGAGCGAAGGCCAGGCGCACTCTATCGCGCAGCAGTTCCTTGCCTTCACGGTTCGCCAATGCCCGCAGTCGCCCAAAGCTGAAGCGACGGTCTTTCATTGATGGGGTGGGTGCGAGCATCGTTTCGATGGGCGTTGGTGGCGCCGCTGTTGCGACCGGGCTCTGGGCCTGTTCCAGGCAGGTGACGAACGCGGCCTCAAGTGTCTGGCCGTTGAACTGCTGTTGCAGTGCTGCCGGGGTGTCGCAGGCCAGTACCTTGCCTGCGTGCATCAATGAGATGCGGTCGCAGCGCTGGGCTTCGTTCATGAAATGGGTGGACAGGAAGATTGTCACGTCCTGTTCGCGGGACAGTTCGATCAGCAGTCGCCAGAAATCGTCCCGCGCCGCCGGGTCGACGCCGGAGGTGGGTTCGTCGAGGATCAGCACTTCCGGGCGATGCAGCACCGCCACCGCCAGGGATAACCGTTGACGCAGACCCAGCGGCAATGCACCGGAGGGCTGATGGGCGACGTTGGCCAGGCTGAAGCGCTGGATCAGTTCGTCGATGCGCTGGGCACTGTCGGCCTGGGGTAGATCGAACAGTCGCGCATGCAAGTCCAGGTTCTGCCGCACGCTGAGTTCGCCATAGAGCGAGAAACTCTGAGACATGAAGCCGACGCGCTTGCGGGTGGCCAGATCCTTGGCGTTCACCGGGTTGCCCAGCAGCGTGGCACTGCCTTCGCTGGCCGGGATCAGCCCGGTGAGCACTTTCATGGTGGTGGTTTTGCCGCAACCGTTGGAGCCCAGAAACCCGAAGATCTCGCCACGGCCAATGGCGAAGCTGACCTTGTCCACCGCGGTGAAATCACCGAAGCGCAGGGTCAGGTCATGGGCTTCGATGGCGATGTCAGCCGTAGCGTTGGTTCTGGGAGGGATCACTAGCGGCTGGTGGTCGTGGCCAGTGTCGCCCTGAAAGTGGGTGAAGGCTTTATCGAGCTTGCCGCTGGGGGTTACCGCCCCCAGGTCGCGGCTCAAACCGGCAGCGATCAGCTTGCCGCCGTCGAGCATCAGGCAGTGTTCGAACTGCTCGGCCTCTTCCATGTACGCGGTGGCGACCAGTAGCGTCAGTTGCGGGCGTTGGCGCCGAACGTCATCAATCAACTCCCAGAAATGCCGTCGGGACAAGGGGTCGACGCCAGTGGTCGGCTCATCGAGGATCAACAAATCAGGCTCATGGATCAGTGCGCAACAGAGGCCGAGCTTCTGTTTCATTCCGCCCGACAGCTTGCCGGCCGGGCGCTCGGCAAATCGCAGTAGATCGGTGGCGAGCAGCAGGCTGTGCATGCGCTGATTGCTTTCAGCCCTGGACAGCCCGAACAGTGTGGCAAAGAAGTGAATGTTCTCGCGGATCGACAGATCAGGGTACAGGTTGCCGCCCAGACCTTGAGGCATGAATGCGATGCGCGAGTAGAGGCTGTTGCGGTGGCGCCGGTCCTGGATCGAGCCGCCGAGCACTTCCAGTTGACCTTCCTGCAGCGTCTTCACGCCTGCGATCAATCCCAGCAAACTGGATTTGCCGGCGCCATCCGGGCCAATCAACCCGCACCGGGTACCGGTGGGCAGGCTGAGCGTGATGTCGGTCAGCGCATGCCGTTCGCCATAGCGGTGCTGAAGGCGGGTGGCTTGCAGTGCCAGGCCGGTCATTGAAGATTGGCCGGCCAGTCAATGGGAGCGGTGCGCACGTAGCCATTGCCGGGCATCCCCGGTTTGGCCTGGGGCACGGCGCTGGGGTGGGTCAAGTGTAGCTTGACCCGAAACACTAGCTTCTGACGTTCGTCGCGGGTCTCGACCTCTTTGGGCGTGAACTGCGACTTGGCCGCCACGAAACTGATTTTTGCCGGCAGCGGCTGGTCGGGCAGGGCGTCCAGCAGGATCCGCGCTTCATCGCCGACCGCCAGGCGTCCGGCGACGGATGCTGCAAGATAGAGGTTCATGTATTGGTCGTTCGGGTCAATCAGCAGCAACACTCGCCCACCTGCGCCGAGCACTTCTCCGGGTTCGGCCATGCGAAGCTGAATTATTCCGTCGATGGGGGCCCGCAAGCTGCTGTCATCGATTTCGCTGTTTAACTGAGCCACTTGCGCCTGTGCCGCGCCAATGGCTGCGCCGACGGCGGACACCTGGGCGCGGGCCGCAGTAACAGCCGCATTGGCGGTGTCGAAGCGTGACTGCTGTTGGTCGATGATCTGGCCGCTGGCGAAACCGCGATTGAACAACGCCTGGGAGCGTTTGAGCTCTTGCTGGGCAAGCAGATGCTCGCTTTGGCGCAGTTTCACATTGGCCTGGGCCGCGGCAAGATTTTCCCGTACGCGTATCACTTCAGCTTCAGCCTGGTTGCGCTGGGCTTCAAGGGTTCGGGTGTCCATGCGGGCCAACAGTTGACCCTGAGTTACCTTGTCGCCTTCTTCCACCAACACTTCAGCCAATCGACCGGGTGTTTTGCTGGCGATTTGCACTTCCGTGGCTTCAAGTCGACCATTGCCGACGTACAACCCTTCGGGCAGTCGGTTGACGGTTGACCGCCAATAACCAAATCCTCCGGCGGCCAGCAACACAGTCCCCAGTAAAAAAACGAAGAAAAGCGAAGAACGGCTGTGCGTCGACATATCGGCATCCTGCGTCTATAGCGTCCCAGTCTGACAGGAACGCACTTGAGCACCTTGATGTTAGTCAACTGCGGGTCAGGCCTGACCGGTTGGCAAGGTAAGCCAGAGTGGCCGGCGGTTATGCATTATTTAGCGCAGATCAAGCACCGCTGCCCATTGTTCGGCTGTCACCGGCATCACCGACAGTCGCGAGCCTTTCTGCACCAATGGCATTTCGGCCAGTGCCGTTTGCTGCTTCAGATAATCCAGCTTCAGCACCCTGGGAAACGTCTCGACATGTGCCACATCGATCGCGCTCCAGGCGTTTTTCTCGGCAGTGGCCTTCGGATCATAGTAATGACTCTCAGGTTCCAGTGCCGTCGGGTCCGGATAGGCTGCCTCGACAATCTTTCCGATCCCGGCAATCCCAGGCTCAGGGCAGCTGGAGTGATAGAAGAAAAATTCGTCGCCCACTGCCATGGCCCTTAAAAAATTGCGCGCCTGGTAGTTGCGAACCCCGTCCCAGCGCGCTCGGCCAAGCTTCTCCAGGTCATTTATGGAGAGTTCGTCAGGCTCGGATTTCATCAGCCAATAAGCCATGGTTTTGCTCCTTGCGAGGTGGGTGGGGAAGTTGTCAGGCAATTTTATGACAAACCGACAGTCGGTTGACGCCAGCGTTTGCGTGTCGGTTCACGTTGTCGCAAAATGCCGGCCTTCCAAGCTTGACGCTGCTGCACGGCCTACACCTAAAACGGAAACCGCTGCTGTCATCGTGTTGATGTGCCTTGAGGGGGGCAATCGATGAAACGCAAACCGGATTTACTATGGATATTGGTTATTTTGTTCGGTTTGGGCGTCGTGACCACCGGCTATGCCCAAAGCCTGTGGGCCAACAAGACCGATGCTCCCGTCGAGCTCGCGCAGCAACAGCCATCGGCCTTCAAACGCTGAAGCTGTCTTTTGGACGCCGCTGATTTCAGTGGCGTCTAGTTCGCGAAATACCACGCCTTGTCCGTGACCGTTCCCTGTAGCGGCACATCCCAGCTCGCCTGAGCCAAACGTTGAACCTTCTGACATTCATGGGCCAGGCCCAACAGCGTCGGCTTGCGCCAGTTTTTG
This genomic stretch from Pseudomonas wuhanensis harbors:
- a CDS encoding HlyD family secretion protein encodes the protein MSTHSRSSLFFVFLLGTVLLAAGGFGYWRSTVNRLPEGLYVGNGRLEATEVQIASKTPGRLAEVLVEEGDKVTQGQLLARMDTRTLEAQRNQAEAEVIRVRENLAAAQANVKLRQSEHLLAQQELKRSQALFNRGFASGQIIDQQQSRFDTANAAVTAARAQVSAVGAAIGAAQAQVAQLNSEIDDSSLRAPIDGIIQLRMAEPGEVLGAGGRVLLLIDPNDQYMNLYLAASVAGRLAVGDEARILLDALPDQPLPAKISFVAAKSQFTPKEVETRDERQKLVFRVKLHLTHPSAVPQAKPGMPGNGYVRTAPIDWPANLQ
- a CDS encoding EVE domain-containing protein, coding for MAYWLMKSEPDELSINDLEKLGRARWDGVRNYQARNFLRAMAVGDEFFFYHSSCPEPGIAGIGKIVEAAYPDPTALEPESHYYDPKATAEKNAWSAIDVAHVETFPRVLKLDYLKQQTALAEMPLVQKGSRLSVMPVTAEQWAAVLDLR
- a CDS encoding ABC transporter permease, with protein sequence MHKLAHILRLGLKELTSLRHDSVLLLFLLYAFTVAIYMPAAGSVIGVHNASVAMVDEDHSPMSRQLAQVLRPPEFQPPVPLPYGQLDEVLDSGRYTFVINVPANFQADLLGGHQPAVQVNVDATAMSQAFMGAGYIGRIFQRELLTYSGQGDAASQTPVLLTTRALFNTNLEGGWFLAVIQIVNNITILAIILTGTALLREREHGTLDHLLVLPLTALEIMLAKVWSNMLVVVLCTWVSLEVIVKGALGVPLAGSMSFFLLVTAVYLFASTALGIFLATLARSTPQFGLLAIPVIIPMLLLSGGSTPLDSMPQWLQWVMQGSPSTHFVSLSAAILFRDAGIGVVWPDLLALSAIGLLFFTIALMRFRKSLAS
- a CDS encoding NADPH:quinone oxidoreductase family protein, with the translated sequence MKAVLCKAFGPAESLVLEDVASPVAKKNEILLDVHAAGVNFPDTLIIEGKYQFKPPFPFSPGGEAAGVVSAVGEKVSHLKVGDRVMALTGWGSFAEQVAVPGYNVLPIPSSMDFNTAAAFSMTYGTSMHALKQRGNLQPGETLLVLGASGGVGLAAVEIGKAMGARVIAAASSAEKLAVAKAAGADELINYSETSLKDEIKRLTDGQGADVIYDPVGGDLFDQAIRAIAWNGRLLVVGFASGRIPELPVNLALLKGAAVVGVFWGSFAQRQPQDNAANFQQLFGWFAEGKLKPLVSQVYPLSNAAQAINDLGQRKAVGKVVVQVR
- the rbbA gene encoding ribosome-associated ATPase/putative transporter RbbA; this encodes MTGLALQATRLQHRYGERHALTDITLSLPTGTRCGLIGPDGAGKSSLLGLIAGVKTLQEGQLEVLGGSIQDRRHRNSLYSRIAFMPQGLGGNLYPDLSIRENIHFFATLFGLSRAESNQRMHSLLLATDLLRFAERPAGKLSGGMKQKLGLCCALIHEPDLLILDEPTTGVDPLSRRHFWELIDDVRRQRPQLTLLVATAYMEEAEQFEHCLMLDGGKLIAAGLSRDLGAVTPSGKLDKAFTHFQGDTGHDHQPLVIPPRTNATADIAIEAHDLTLRFGDFTAVDKVSFAIGRGEIFGFLGSNGCGKTTTMKVLTGLIPASEGSATLLGNPVNAKDLATRKRVGFMSQSFSLYGELSVRQNLDLHARLFDLPQADSAQRIDELIQRFSLANVAHQPSGALPLGLRQRLSLAVAVLHRPEVLILDEPTSGVDPAARDDFWRLLIELSREQDVTIFLSTHFMNEAQRCDRISLMHAGKVLACDTPAALQQQFNGQTLEAAFVTCLEQAQSPVATAAPPTPIETMLAPTPSMKDRRFSFGRLRALANREGKELLRDRVRLAFALLGAMLMMVIFGYGISLDVEKLAFAVYDQDQTPQSRAYLEAFRGSRYFEEQPPIGDPAQLHRRLQRSEIKLALEIPPGFGRDLFAGRQPTVAAWFDGGMPFRAETSRNYVEAVHQANLEQLADQSSPAPPRQAPAKLETRFRYNQDVVSVNAIGPGVMALVLAFIPAMLTALGIVREKELGSITNFYATPLTRLEFLLGKQVPYLAVSLINLAVLTAMNRWLFGVPFKGSALTLAFGGLLYVLATTSMGMLISAFTRTQIAAILGTMIITSLPTIQFSGLIVPRSALDGAAAVMGMLFPAGYFLDIAVGTFTKALDIRQLWPQCLALFGFFLGFTGLSLAMLKKQEV
- the glpT gene encoding glycerol-3-phosphate transporter, with the protein product MFAFFRPAAHQAPLPEEKIDSTYRRLRWQIFAGIFIGYAGYYLLRKNFSLAMPYLIEEGYTRGQLGLAMSAIAIAYGLSKFLMGLVSDRSNPRYFLPFGLLVSAGVMFVFGFAPWATSSVTMMFILLFINGWAQGMGWPPSGRTMVHWWSQKERGGVVSVWNVAHNVGGGLIGPLFLLGMGLFNDWHAAFYVPAAVALAVAVFAFMTMRDTPQSVGLPPIEKYKNDYPEGYDASHEEEFSAKEIFVKYVLRNKMLWYIAMANVFVYLLRYGVLDWAPTYLKEAKGFTVDKTSWAYFFYEWAGIPGTLLCGWMSDKIFRGNRGLTGMVFMALVTVATLVYWLNPAGNPTVDMIALVSIGFLIYGPVMLIGLQALELAPKKAAGTAAGFTGLFGYLGGSVAASAAMGYTVDHFGWDGGFVLLIGACLLAMAFLAPTLWHKQVASQSREALA
- a CDS encoding flagellar basal body-associated protein FliL, which gives rise to MKAWIMLLLALSLPVAAMAEEAKEGEAPKVNYITLSPPFVGNYGLDGTPKLKVYKADVALRVTGEEATKAVKANEPLIRNQLVALFAQQTTEAMNNVEAKEKLRQEALKQTQQVMNDETGKPVVEDLLFNNLIIQ
- a CDS encoding gamma-glutamylcyclotransferase, with the translated sequence MSAIESAFLNLAYPPRLDLGPQLTHEQLLSSMQSTMARHKGGPVWLFAYGSLIWRPECAAVERVRGRVHGYHRGLYLWSHEHRGTPEVPGLVFGLDRGGSCSGFAYRLPEEQLEASLYALWQREMPFPSYRPHWLNCRLEDGSQVQALGFVLERHLPSYAGNLPDHVLSQVFESACGRYGTTREYVEQTAHALRSHAMPDRNLEARLKRCKSKADQASASRL